From the genome of Virgibacillus proomii, one region includes:
- a CDS encoding YlbF family regulator has protein sequence MIATMDYAAMLDRSEQLSNMIIHSEVMEAYRQSQKELKEDEHAQKLIRAFLKIKKDYEEIQRFGRYHPDYNTIMKEVRKAKREMDMHEKVASFKVAERNLQQLLDDISEFVAHSVSEQIKVPREGALLTGGCGCGSGGGCGCAS, from the coding sequence ATGATAGCGACAATGGATTATGCAGCCATGCTTGATCGTTCGGAGCAATTAAGTAATATGATTATTCATTCGGAGGTCATGGAAGCCTATCGTCAATCTCAAAAAGAGTTGAAAGAGGACGAACATGCCCAAAAGCTGATCCGTGCTTTTTTAAAAATAAAAAAGGATTATGAAGAGATTCAGCGATTTGGGAGATACCACCCCGATTATAATACGATTATGAAAGAAGTTCGTAAGGCTAAGCGGGAGATGGATATGCATGAAAAAGTAGCCTCCTTTAAAGTTGCTGAGCGCAATCTGCAACAACTATTAGATGATATTAGTGAGTTTGTTGCTCATAGCGTGAGTGAACAAATTAAAGTCCCACGAGAAGGAGCATTATTAACTGGAGGCTGCGGCTGCGGAAGCGGTGGAGGTTGCGGCTGTGCATCATAA
- a CDS encoding YlbG family protein has protein sequence MRINRQGLIVWFQHMKNLKQIKRYGHYIYSSKKMKYAVLYVNQEDIDKVEEKLIKLSFVSKVERSYKPFVRTEFENAKLDKAKQYDYKMGI, from the coding sequence ATGCGAATTAACCGACAGGGATTAATTGTTTGGTTTCAGCATATGAAAAATCTGAAGCAAATAAAGCGGTATGGTCATTACATATACAGTTCCAAAAAAATGAAATATGCGGTTTTATATGTGAATCAGGAGGACATAGACAAAGTAGAAGAAAAGCTTATCAAACTTTCCTTTGTTTCCAAAGTAGAGCGCTCCTATAAGCCGTTTGTTCGCACAGAATTTGAAAATGCTAAGCTAGATAAAGCGAAGCAATATGATTATAAAATGGGGATATAA
- a CDS encoding DUF420 domain-containing protein — MPVLPTISTSFIILSAILVAIGWRFIIKGQPEKHKKTMIAAAISALLFFIIYASRTIFIGNTSFGGPDHLEIYYTIFLIFHIILATVGAIFGIVTLILAFKRKISVHRKVGPVTSIIWFFTAVTGIAVYLLLYILYDGGETTSLIKAILGT; from the coding sequence ATGCCTGTTTTACCAACGATAAGTACTTCGTTTATTATATTAAGTGCTATTTTAGTAGCAATTGGTTGGCGTTTTATAATAAAAGGTCAACCAGAAAAACATAAAAAAACAATGATAGCTGCTGCAATTAGTGCATTGCTGTTTTTTATCATTTACGCATCTCGAACAATCTTTATTGGAAATACTAGCTTTGGAGGTCCAGATCACCTGGAAATCTATTATACGATTTTTCTAATCTTCCATATTATACTTGCTACGGTAGGCGCTATTTTTGGTATTGTAACCTTGATATTAGCTTTCAAACGAAAAATCAGTGTGCATAGAAAAGTTGGACCTGTAACTAGCATTATTTGGTTCTTTACTGCTGTAACTGGGATAGCGGTATATTTATTATTATATATTTTGTATGATGGCGGCGAAACAACAAGTTTAATTAAGGCCATCTTGGGCACCTAA
- the coaD gene encoding pantetheine-phosphate adenylyltransferase: MTRLAICPGSFDPVTYGHLDIIKRGAKIFDHVIVAVFNNQSKDPLFTVEERIELLKDSTKELSNVTVDSSNSLLMDYAKSKNAQAIIRGLRAVSDFEYEMQITSMNRHLYEDIETFFMMTKNQYSFLSSSIVKEVAKYRANVSEMVPKVVQEALEKKFR, translated from the coding sequence TTGACTAGATTGGCGATTTGTCCAGGCAGTTTTGATCCGGTTACGTATGGACACTTGGATATTATTAAACGAGGTGCTAAAATATTTGACCATGTAATTGTTGCTGTTTTTAATAACCAGTCCAAAGATCCATTGTTTACGGTAGAAGAACGAATAGAACTATTAAAAGACTCTACCAAAGAACTGTCAAACGTTACGGTTGATTCATCGAACAGCTTGTTGATGGATTATGCTAAGTCAAAAAACGCACAAGCAATCATTCGTGGATTACGAGCTGTTAGTGACTTCGAATATGAAATGCAGATTACATCTATGAACAGACATCTATATGAGGATATTGAAACCTTTTTTATGATGACGAAAAATCAATATTCGTTTTTAAGCTCTAGTATTGTTAAAGAGGTTGCTAAATATCGAGCAAATGTGAGTGAAATGGTTCCAAAAGTAGTTCAAGAAGCCTTAGAAAAGAAATTCAGATAG
- the ctaF gene encoding cytochrome c oxidase subunit IVB, giving the protein MTDNTNFNSFQKQRNKEEMKRQLIAFILMIGFTIVAFAIVATGSMQKMFAVPLLLIMAVVQVGFQFYYFMHMKDKGHEFPALMIYSGVWAAILTIAALVAIVWW; this is encoded by the coding sequence ATGACAGACAATACGAATTTTAACTCATTTCAAAAGCAGAGAAATAAAGAGGAAATGAAAAGACAGCTGATTGCATTTATATTAATGATTGGCTTTACGATAGTAGCTTTTGCAATTGTAGCGACTGGTTCCATGCAAAAAATGTTCGCAGTACCATTGCTGCTTATTATGGCTGTTGTTCAAGTTGGATTTCAATTTTACTATTTTATGCATATGAAAGACAAAGGACATGAGTTTCCTGCTTTAATGATTTATAGTGGTGTATGGGCAGCAATATTAACCATAGCAGCTCTTGTAGCAATTGTTTGGTGGTAG
- the ytvI gene encoding sporulation integral membrane protein YtvI translates to MFRNLTKRHLTLILLVILVILFFIFILPISIPLIVAFITALFLNPVVRLIQKRLKVNRKISVTIVFLLFLIIFGVLGTFTITRVVTQVVNFVEDVPGHFNELNRIYENWEAQLQQYTDDLPDEFVKQVSSSIETNLHALSTTAKETITFERIAQLFASIPQYLISFIVYLIALFLFMLELPILKAKMYQMMTKETAEKVSFMNNRLASVFLGFFKAQFLVSLIILAVTLIGLFIIVPEVAIIMSLIIWIIDLIPIIGSIVILGPWSLFMLMAGDTTVAIQLAVLAVILLAIRRTVEPKVMGQHIGLSPLATLISMFIGLKLLGLLGFILGPLIIIAFTSAKEAGIIKWKIKI, encoded by the coding sequence TTGTTTCGCAATCTAACTAAACGCCATTTAACATTAATTCTATTAGTTATATTAGTAATTCTATTTTTTATTTTCATTTTACCGATTTCTATTCCATTAATCGTTGCCTTTATAACTGCTCTTTTTCTAAACCCAGTTGTACGGCTCATCCAAAAGCGCTTAAAAGTTAATCGTAAAATATCTGTAACTATCGTTTTCCTATTATTTTTAATCATTTTTGGTGTTTTAGGTACGTTTACTATTACAAGGGTCGTGACACAAGTTGTTAATTTTGTTGAAGATGTACCCGGACACTTCAACGAATTGAATCGGATTTATGAAAATTGGGAAGCCCAACTTCAACAATACACCGATGATTTACCAGATGAATTTGTTAAACAGGTTTCTTCTAGTATTGAAACAAACCTTCATGCGTTAAGTACGACAGCAAAAGAAACCATCACCTTTGAAAGGATTGCGCAGCTTTTTGCTTCAATTCCTCAATATTTAATTAGTTTCATCGTATACTTAATCGCCTTATTTTTATTTATGTTAGAATTACCAATACTAAAAGCAAAAATGTATCAGATGATGACAAAAGAAACAGCCGAAAAGGTCTCATTTATGAATAATCGACTAGCTAGTGTCTTTCTAGGATTTTTTAAAGCACAGTTTCTTGTTAGTCTTATTATTTTAGCAGTCACGTTAATTGGATTGTTCATCATTGTACCAGAAGTAGCGATTATTATGTCTTTAATTATTTGGATCATTGATTTGATTCCTATAATTGGTTCGATCGTCATCCTTGGACCATGGTCTTTATTTATGCTGATGGCTGGGGATACTACTGTGGCTATACAACTGGCTGTATTAGCTGTTATATTGCTTGCTATTCGTAGAACAGTCGAACCGAAAGTCATGGGGCAACATATAGGACTTTCTCCATTAGCAACCTTGATATCTATGTTTATCGGCTTGAAATTGCTTGGTTTATTAGGGTTTATTTTAGGACCACTTATCATTATCGCGTTTACTTCGGCAAAAGAAGCAGGGATAATAAAATGGAAGATTAAAATATAA
- the rsmD gene encoding 16S rRNA (guanine(966)-N(2))-methyltransferase RsmD, whose amino-acid sequence MVNGGVAMRIIAGEYKGRPIKAVPGKTTRPTTDKVKEAAFQMIGPFFQGGYAIDLFAGSGSLGIEALSRGIDKTIFVDKYPLAIHTIHENLRRLNLEHRAEVFRTDAFRALHAAAKRQLEFQLVLLDPPYGKINLEKLLNKLLELQLVAIDGWIYCEHDASEELPADHPRLSIVKQTNYGGTIWITLYKVN is encoded by the coding sequence ATGGTAAACGGAGGTGTTGCGATGCGGATTATTGCAGGTGAATATAAAGGAAGACCGATAAAGGCTGTTCCCGGAAAGACAACTCGTCCAACAACAGACAAAGTGAAGGAAGCAGCCTTTCAAATGATTGGTCCTTTTTTTCAAGGAGGCTACGCCATTGACCTGTTTGCGGGAAGTGGATCCCTGGGAATCGAAGCTTTAAGTAGAGGAATTGACAAAACTATATTTGTTGATAAGTATCCTCTTGCTATACATACCATTCATGAAAATTTGCGACGATTAAACCTTGAACATCGAGCTGAAGTATTTCGGACTGATGCTTTTCGTGCTTTACATGCTGCGGCAAAAAGACAATTAGAATTTCAACTCGTTCTTCTTGATCCTCCTTATGGAAAAATTAATCTTGAGAAGCTTTTAAATAAACTATTAGAGCTTCAATTAGTAGCAATTGACGGGTGGATTTATTGTGAACACGACGCATCTGAAGAACTGCCTGCTGACCATCCCCGTTTATCCATTGTGAAGCAAACAAACTATGGAGGTACCATTTGGATAACCCTCTATAAAGTTAACTAG
- the ylbJ gene encoding sporulation integral membrane protein YlbJ, translating into MAQIIKTILFSVLTLCIAISLVKFPDQSLEASIRGLNIWWEVVFPSLLPFFITAELLISFGVVRFIGVLFEPIMRPLFNVPGVGSFGMFMGMASGYPTGAKIATRLREEKQLTRVEAERLVSFTNASSPLFIFAAISVGFFHDNKLGALLAVCHYVGNLFVGLCMRFYRRSEYEWKIEKKKKTPSKTSLRRAFYAMHRARISDERPLGEILGDAVIHSVKTLVMVGGFIVLFSVLTKLMFLIGFTSVIAELVEQLLLVFSISTEFGLPIISGLFEITIGVQSISGVNDTLLVQAILVSFILGFNGFSVQAQVASIISKTDIRFAPYFFARILHGFFASTLTIFLYKPLYLDRQAFDMYDVPVVHTTSENIWMDILTTIASIGPFITIICIITSFVLLYRRFIK; encoded by the coding sequence TTAGTCAAATTTCCCGATCAATCGCTTGAAGCAAGTATAAGAGGTTTAAATATTTGGTGGGAAGTCGTATTTCCTTCTTTACTCCCCTTCTTTATTACTGCTGAATTGCTTATTAGCTTCGGAGTAGTACGATTTATCGGTGTTTTATTCGAGCCAATCATGCGCCCCCTCTTTAATGTACCTGGTGTCGGAAGCTTTGGCATGTTTATGGGAATGGCAAGCGGTTATCCTACCGGAGCAAAAATAGCTACAAGATTACGTGAAGAAAAACAACTAACAAGAGTAGAAGCAGAACGTCTTGTATCGTTCACCAATGCTTCAAGCCCATTATTTATTTTTGCAGCAATATCAGTTGGATTCTTCCATGATAACAAATTAGGGGCTTTACTTGCTGTATGTCATTATGTAGGCAATCTGTTTGTCGGCTTATGCATGAGATTCTATAGAAGAAGTGAATATGAATGGAAGATAGAGAAAAAAAAGAAGACGCCGTCTAAAACATCCTTACGAAGAGCTTTTTATGCTATGCATCGCGCGAGAATAAGTGATGAGAGGCCATTAGGCGAGATACTAGGTGATGCTGTCATTCATTCAGTAAAAACGCTTGTTATGGTTGGAGGATTTATCGTTTTATTTTCTGTATTAACGAAATTGATGTTTTTAATTGGCTTTACATCCGTTATTGCCGAATTGGTAGAACAATTATTACTGGTTTTTTCCATCTCAACAGAATTTGGGTTACCTATCATATCTGGTTTATTTGAAATAACGATTGGTGTTCAAAGCATTTCCGGTGTGAATGATACATTACTCGTACAAGCTATATTAGTAAGCTTTATTTTGGGGTTTAACGGGTTTTCAGTTCAAGCACAAGTAGCTAGTATCATATCGAAAACCGACATTCGTTTTGCACCGTACTTTTTTGCACGTATCCTGCACGGTTTTTTCGCTAGTACACTGACTATCTTTCTCTATAAACCCCTATATTTAGATAGACAAGCTTTTGATATGTATGATGTCCCTGTGGTGCATACGACTTCAGAAAATATATGGATGGATATCCTAACAACAATTGCTTCGATTGGTCCATTTATTACTATTATATGTATCATAACTTCCTTTGTTCTTTTATATCGACGGTTCATAAAATAA
- a CDS encoding YugN family protein, translating to MKLENTGLEDLVIDIKALDHITGKHAFIRAEQWDYERVTYDYRIDSSEKNITYYIRIQGYAIEGDVDRGNAIIKLMTPLLGKHYYPHGVEYGEEENFPDDIVERANHLVTKLKTEIELLKQ from the coding sequence ATGAAATTAGAAAATACTGGATTAGAGGATCTGGTCATTGACATAAAAGCACTAGATCATATAACGGGAAAACACGCTTTTATCCGGGCAGAGCAATGGGACTATGAGCGTGTGACATACGATTACCGAATTGATTCTTCAGAAAAAAACATTACATACTATATTCGCATTCAAGGTTATGCCATTGAAGGTGATGTTGACCGTGGAAACGCTATTATTAAACTGATGACGCCATTATTAGGAAAACATTACTATCCTCACGGTGTTGAATATGGTGAAGAAGAAAACTTTCCAGATGATATTGTAGAACGAGCTAATCATTTAGTTACTAAATTAAAAACAGAAATCGAGCTACTTAAACAATAG
- a CDS encoding YlbE-like family protein produces the protein MDPICYRYLEQNPDLLHFVRMNPIWYRYLSRDPSLLPEMKKEAKYFYGKTFSQQINKVNQQIQMVGMLMQFAGAMKD, from the coding sequence ATGGACCCAATTTGCTATCGTTATTTGGAACAGAATCCGGACTTGTTACATTTTGTTCGCATGAATCCAATTTGGTATCGTTATTTATCTCGAGATCCCTCCTTACTCCCAGAGATGAAAAAAGAAGCTAAATATTTTTATGGGAAAACCTTTTCCCAGCAAATAAATAAAGTTAATCAGCAAATCCAAATGGTAGGAATGTTGATGCAATTTGCAGGGGCGATGAAGGATTAA
- the ylbD gene encoding spore coat protein YlbD: MSNRSLHPSVIEFKQFINSHPKLIEEIRKSGKPLQEIYEKWALLGEDDPYWTKYKQPKKESNKEDKKQRDSSKKGKNTELFSQLLKMTESIDLDKVQQQMEHFSSSISTIQELIGQFKQTNDTKQAPNEQMGWFRD; encoded by the coding sequence ATGAGTAATCGGTCCCTACATCCTTCAGTGATCGAATTTAAACAGTTTATTAATAGCCATCCGAAACTGATTGAGGAAATTCGCAAAAGTGGCAAGCCGCTCCAAGAAATATATGAAAAATGGGCTTTACTAGGTGAAGATGATCCATATTGGACAAAATATAAACAACCCAAAAAGGAATCCAATAAAGAGGATAAGAAGCAGCGAGATAGTTCGAAAAAAGGCAAGAACACAGAGCTGTTTAGTCAATTGTTGAAGATGACAGAGTCCATCGATTTAGATAAAGTTCAACAGCAAATGGAACATTTTAGCTCATCTATTTCTACGATTCAAGAGCTTATTGGACAATTCAAACAAACCAATGATACGAAACAAGCCCCAAATGAACAAATGGGTTGGTTTCGTGATTAA
- a CDS encoding cytochrome (ubi)quinol oxidase subunit III, with product MSHDHSLNPETMPQEPEKATLEGKNKFFGLWFFLGGETVLFASLFGTFLALRNSTANGPTGDDIFGLGLVFIMTMLLLTSSLTSVYAMYHMKNNDFKKMQLWLAVTAFLGIGFLGCEIYEFYHYITDFGFTFRSSAFGSAFYTLVGFHGGHVVFGLSWLIALLVRNAKRGLNLYNAPKFNTFSLYWHFIDVVWVFIFTVVYLMGKVG from the coding sequence ATGAGTCATGACCATTCCTTAAATCCAGAAACGATGCCACAGGAGCCGGAAAAAGCAACACTGGAAGGAAAAAATAAATTCTTTGGTCTATGGTTCTTCCTCGGAGGAGAAACCGTATTATTTGCTAGTCTTTTTGGTACGTTTTTAGCTTTGCGTAACTCAACAGCAAATGGTCCAACTGGTGATGATATTTTTGGATTAGGGCTTGTTTTTATTATGACAATGCTGTTACTAACCAGTTCATTAACTAGTGTTTATGCCATGTATCATATGAAAAACAATGATTTTAAAAAGATGCAATTATGGCTTGCTGTTACTGCATTTTTAGGTATTGGATTTTTAGGCTGTGAAATCTATGAATTTTATCATTATATTACTGACTTTGGGTTTACGTTTCGATCATCGGCATTTGGCTCCGCCTTCTATACCCTTGTAGGGTTTCATGGGGGACACGTAGTATTTGGACTAAGCTGGCTTATTGCTCTACTGGTTCGGAATGCAAAGCGAGGACTAAACTTATACAACGCACCAAAATTCAATACATTTAGCTTGTATTGGCACTTTATTGACGTTGTATGGGTATTTATTTTTACCGTTGTTTACTTGATGGGAAAGGTGGGTTAA
- a CDS encoding CAP domain-containing protein has protein sequence MRFIRNLLLLSVIAIAGFYLLEKNDMSPDKKMNSISETVKEKQEMLKSKNVPEKRDALSLEGELFQWYDKPTDQLVKKIGEPVRKDPSAYGYTWWIYTNEVDQYIQFGIVNDRVKTIYATGKGTNIEPVTIGESYKKVQQHFSFPEELNYRNGLASYTFKLKEEDRKMRPLVKISDSVFMQLYFDTFTQKLSSVRILDVDILLKHQPYELQYRGKLPEKPNLTEEEWVKVEAGMERQIFDITNIIRQQHGKDKLKWEESVGEVAFRHSKDMEEHNYFSHSSLDGRGLKERLEEGEVAFVAAGENIAAQYPDAAAAMEGWLNSEGHREALLNEKYTHLGVGVYRLYYTQNFLAKPF, from the coding sequence ATGCGCTTTATACGAAATCTATTATTGTTGTCTGTTATCGCCATAGCAGGATTCTATCTTTTAGAAAAAAATGATATGTCTCCTGATAAAAAAATGAATTCGATTAGTGAAACCGTAAAAGAAAAACAAGAAATGCTTAAATCAAAAAACGTTCCGGAAAAAAGAGACGCATTGTCCTTAGAAGGGGAATTATTTCAATGGTATGACAAGCCGACGGATCAATTGGTTAAAAAAATTGGTGAACCTGTTAGAAAGGATCCAAGTGCGTATGGATATACATGGTGGATTTATACCAATGAGGTTGATCAGTATATCCAATTTGGCATCGTTAATGATCGGGTGAAAACAATTTACGCAACAGGAAAGGGAACGAATATAGAGCCAGTTACCATCGGAGAAAGCTATAAAAAGGTACAGCAGCATTTTAGTTTTCCTGAAGAACTAAACTATCGTAATGGACTGGCTTCTTATACCTTTAAACTTAAGGAAGAAGATAGAAAAATGCGTCCACTTGTAAAAATATCCGATTCTGTCTTTATGCAGCTTTATTTTGATACGTTTACACAAAAACTCTCATCTGTCCGTATATTAGATGTAGATATCCTGTTAAAACATCAGCCTTATGAATTGCAATATCGGGGAAAACTGCCGGAAAAGCCAAATTTAACAGAAGAAGAATGGGTAAAGGTTGAGGCAGGGATGGAGCGACAGATTTTCGATATTACTAATATTATCAGGCAGCAGCACGGAAAAGATAAATTAAAATGGGAAGAATCTGTTGGAGAAGTTGCATTTCGACATAGTAAAGATATGGAAGAACATAATTATTTCTCACACTCCAGTTTAGATGGACGAGGGTTGAAAGAACGGCTGGAGGAAGGAGAGGTCGCATTTGTGGCAGCAGGGGAGAATATTGCTGCACAGTATCCAGATGCAGCTGCTGCGATGGAAGGATGGTTGAATAGTGAAGGACATAGAGAGGCTTTATTAAATGAAAAATATACGCATTTAGGAGTAGGGGTATATCGTCTTTACTACACGCAAAACTTTTTAGCAAAACCTTTTTAG
- the ctaG gene encoding cytochrome c oxidase assembly factor CtaG codes for MWLELEIFGFRALWSPYFMVFVISLALAYFLITGPFRHKFSGGERPTAKQQIMFYSAMVLLYAVKGGPTDLLSHIMLTAHMIQMAIFYLVFPILVIKGIPEWIWRKVLYAPIIKPVVQLLTKPIISLLLFNGLFSFYHIPAVFNFAKSSQLAHTFISLIILFAAFMVWMPVLAPIKELNRMRPLVKIFYIFANGVLLTPACALIIFADKPLFATYTQDGAWLQALALCVPGDVLDGLAVQISGPEMFSPMSILEDQQLGGIIMKVIQEMTYGIILGRVFFKWFSDESVKKIDPVPAELQHIQ; via the coding sequence ATGTGGCTAGAGTTAGAGATATTTGGTTTTCGTGCACTGTGGAGTCCCTACTTTATGGTGTTTGTTATAAGTTTAGCACTGGCATATTTTCTTATAACCGGGCCATTTCGCCATAAATTTAGCGGAGGAGAGAGACCAACAGCTAAACAGCAAATTATGTTTTATTCCGCCATGGTACTGTTGTATGCTGTAAAGGGCGGACCAACGGATTTACTATCGCATATCATGTTGACCGCACATATGATACAAATGGCAATATTTTACTTGGTCTTCCCAATTCTTGTTATAAAAGGAATTCCAGAATGGATTTGGAGAAAGGTTTTATATGCTCCGATTATTAAGCCAGTTGTTCAGTTGTTAACGAAGCCGATAATTTCTTTGTTGCTATTTAATGGCTTATTTTCATTTTACCATATTCCTGCAGTGTTTAATTTTGCTAAATCATCACAGTTAGCACATACTTTTATTTCTTTAATCATCCTATTTGCTGCTTTTATGGTTTGGATGCCAGTTCTCGCACCAATTAAAGAACTAAATAGAATGCGTCCATTAGTTAAAATCTTTTATATTTTTGCGAATGGTGTATTGCTTACACCGGCTTGTGCGCTTATTATATTTGCTGATAAGCCATTATTTGCAACGTATACTCAAGATGGAGCCTGGTTACAAGCACTTGCATTGTGTGTACCTGGAGATGTACTTGATGGACTTGCTGTACAAATCAGTGGTCCAGAAATGTTTTCACCAATGAGTATCTTGGAAGATCAGCAATTGGGTGGAATCATTATGAAGGTTATACAGGAAATGACGTATGGTATTATTTTGGGGAGAGTATTCTTTAAATGGTTTAGTGATGAAAGTGTAAAGAAGATTGATCCAGTACCAGCAGAACTTCAACACATACAGTGA